Proteins encoded within one genomic window of Ranitomeya variabilis isolate aRanVar5 chromosome 4, aRanVar5.hap1, whole genome shotgun sequence:
- the LOC143768108 gene encoding keratin, type I cytoskeletal 19-like: MEVTTLLDMKVEDITLQAMKSKKALLLIDKDKKSLHLQPPILSLLNKGSSCKDQLFFNLAAIKHQPDSSLTKAMRYNIKKSYAPASPHKFNYGSFYFPESVGSNSDHIGNSTHKSSIGSGGVSFIKSYKCHYKKTSHRERVHSPTRGLSKSSSAQGNSGCKEITLSSLSNGHRYTHDTQSHGSHSEDYKSWKTKGLLSTNEKETMQYLNERLASYLDKVRSLEQENTQLEKKICEWYENNAPTTLPDSTENLKSIEELQNQISTSTVENSKIALQVDNAKWATDDFSNKYNIELSLRSNVEADVKGLRRMLEGLNKEKCDLDMQVQELGEEIQEMKKNHEEEINSLRSQLGARVNVELDAAPAVDLNKVLSEIREEYENLMAKNLRDVEAMFLARSEELSSQVQSSSVNLQSVEIEIIDLMRTVQNLEIDLESQLNMKSALQNNLIETEANYSSELAQLQNMIDIVQAELVQIRCDLERQNAEYRSLMDQKNLLEMEIATYKRLLEEQDNV, encoded by the exons GGTTCTTCGTGCAAAGACCAGTTGTTCTTTAATCTAGCAGCCATCAAACATCAACCGGATTCTTCCTTGACCAAAGCTATGAGATACAATATCAAGAAAAGTTATGCTCCTGCTTCCCCACATAAGTTTAATTACGGAAGCTTCTATTTCCCTGAATCTGTTGGATCCAACAGTGACCACATCGGAAACTCTACTCACAAATCCAGCATTGGAAGTGGTGGTGTTTCCTTTATAAAAAGCTACAAGTGTCACTATAAAAAGACATCTCACCGTGAGAGAGTTCACAGTCCTACTAGAGGTCTCTCCAAATCATCCAGTGCTCAAGGAAATTCAGGCTGTAAAGAAATAACTCTTTCTTCATTGAGTAATGGCCATAGATATACTCATGATACTCAAAGCCACGGAAGTCACTCCGAGGATTATAAAAGCTGGAAGACCAAGGGCCTCCTTAGCACCAATGAGAAGGAAACCATGCAGTATTTGAATGAACGTCTAGCATCTTATCTTGATAAAGTTCGCTCTCTGGAGCAGGAGAATACCCAGCTGGAGAAGAAGATTTGTGAGTGGTATGAAAACAATGCTCCAACTACACTTCCTGACTCCACTGAGAATTTAAAATCAATCGAAGAGCTGCAAAATCAA ATCTCAACATCAACTGTAGAAAATTCTAAAATTGCTCTTCAAGTAGATAATGCGAAATGGGCTACTGATGACTTCAGTAACAA GTATAATATTGAACTTAGTCTGAGGAGTAATGTAGAGGCAGATGTGAAAGGACTTCGTAGAATGCTGGAAGGACTCAACAAGGAAAAATGTGACCTTGATATGCAGGTTCAAGAACTAGGGGAAGAAATTCAGGAAATGAAGAAGAACCATGAGGAG GAGATCAACTCCCTTAGAAGTCAGCTTGGTGCCCGAGTAAACGTGGAATTAGATGCTGCTCCAGCTGTAGACTTAAATAAAGTTCTGTCCGAGATTCGAGAAGAATATGAAAACCTTATGGCAAAGAACTTAAGAGATGTTGAAGCCATGTTCCTTGCAAGG TCCGAAGAGCTAAGTAGTCAAGTCCAGTCAAGCTCTGTAAACCTTCAATCAGTAGAAATTGAAATTATTGATCTCATGCGTACCGTACAGAACCTGGAAATCGACCTGGAGAGTCAATTGAATATG AAATCTGCTCTACAAAATAACTTAATCGAAACCGAGGCTAACTACAGCTCCGAACTTGCTCAGCTTCAGAACATGATCGACATTGTTCAGGCAGAACTCGTACAAATAAGATGTGACTTGGAACGTCAAAATGCAGAATATAGAAGTCTTATGGATCAGAAGAACCTGCTTGAAATGGAAATTGCAACTTACAAAAGATTGCTGGAAGAACAGGACAATGTGTAA